A stretch of the Muntiacus reevesi chromosome 8, mMunRee1.1, whole genome shotgun sequence genome encodes the following:
- the LOC136173778 gene encoding ribosomal biogenesis factor-like isoform X2 encodes MAKNKPGGQKSRNVFHIARQKTFKVKNKAKPVTTNLKKINILISQQCHENILVNVDEATRLMPHL; translated from the exons ATGGCCAAGAACAAACCAGGAGGGCAGAAGTCCAGGAATGTATTCCATATAGCCCGCCAAAAAACCTTTaaggttaaaaataaagcaaaaccggTTACCACTAAccttaaaaagataaacatt ctgatttctcaacagtgTCATGAAAACATACTAGTTAATGTTGATGAAGCCACAAGATTAATGCCTCACTTGTAA
- the LOC136173778 gene encoding ribosomal biogenesis factor-like isoform X1 — translation MAKNKPGGQKSRNVFHIARQKTFKVKNKAKPVTTNLKKINIVNDEKVNRVNTSFVNIQKELSNFSEGLPLEPLQKQLISQQCHENILVNVDEATRLMPHL, via the coding sequence ATGGCCAAGAACAAACCAGGAGGGCAGAAGTCCAGGAATGTATTCCATATAGCCCGCCAAAAAACCTTTaaggttaaaaataaagcaaaaccggTTACCACTAAccttaaaaagataaacattgtaAATGATGAAAAGGTTAACAGAGTGAATACATCTTTTGTAAACATACAAAAGGAACTTTCAAACTTCTCAGAAGGCCTTCCCCTTGAACCTCTGCAGaaacagctgatttctcaacagtgTCATGAAAACATACTAGTTAATGTTGATGAAGCCACAAGATTAATGCCTCACTTGTAA
- the NRROS gene encoding transforming growth factor beta activator LRRC33, translated as MELLPLWLCLGFHFLTVEWRHRSGMVTAASQGGCELLDGVADCRGRNLASVPSDLPPSSRTLLLDANPLRTLGNNSLQPYPFLESLSLHGCYLERVGHVAFQEQAHLRSLSLPDNSLSESYKETAAALHSLRALRMLDLSGNSLTEDMAALMLQNLSSLESVSLARNIIMRLDESIFEGLGHLRELDLQRNYIFEIEGGAFDGLTELRHLNLAYNNLPCLVDFGLTQLRSLNVSYNVLEWFLASGGEAAFELETLDLSHNQLLFFPLLPQCSKLHTLLLRDNSMGFYRDLYNTSSPQEMVAQFLLVDGNVTNITTVNLWEEFASSDLSGLRFLDMSQNQFQYLPDGFLKKMPSLSHLNLKQNCLVTLHIREHEPPGALVELDLSQNQLSELHLAPGLPGCLRSLRSFNLSSNQLLGVPTGLFASARNLATVDMSHNQISLCPLPAGLDPRGTPGCVDFRNVASLQSLSLEGCGLGALQDCSFQGTALTHLDLSGNWGVLNGSIAPLWDVAPTLQVLSLRNVGLTSSFTELDFSAFENLRSLDLSGNALTSFPRFGGILALQTLDLRRNWLRTLPQRAVSEQLARSLRTVYLSQNPYDCCGVEDWGALQRLHIVADLAMVTCNLSSKVIRLTELPAGIPQVCKWERVDMGLLYLVLILPSCLTLLVACTITFLTFRKPLLQVIKSRCHWSSIY; from the exons ATGGAGTTACTGCCCCTCTGGCTCTGCCTGGGTTTTCACTTCTTGACAGTGGAATGGAGGCACCGAAGTGGAATGGTCACAGCAGCTTCGCAAGGGGGCTGTGAGCTG CTTGATGGAGTGGCTGACTGCCGAGGGCGGAACCTCGCTTCAGTGCCCAGCGATCTCCCACCCTCGTCCCGGACGCTCCTCCTGGATGCCAACCCTCTCAGGACCCTGGGGAACAACTCGCTGCAGCCTTACCCTTTCCTGGAGAGCCTCAGTCTGCACGGCTGCTACCTGGAGCGCGTCGGCCACGTTGCCTTTCAGGAGCAGGCCCACCTGCGCAGCCTGTCGCTGCCTGACAACTCGCTCTCCGAGAGCTACAAGGAGACGGCCGCCGCCCTCCACAGCCTGCGCGCTCTGCGCATGCTGGACTTATCGGGGAACTCCCTGACGGAAGACATGGCGGCTCTCATGCTCCAGAACCTGTCTTCACTGGAGTCCGTGTCCCTGGCGAGGAACATCATCATGAGGCTCGACGAGTCCATCTTTGAGGGCCTGGGCCACCTCAGGGAGCTGGACTTGCAGAGGAACTACATCTTTGAGATTGAGGGTGGTGCTTTTGATGGCCTGACAGAGCTGAGACACCTCAACCTGGCCTATAACAACCTCCCATGCCTTGTGGATTTCGGCCTCACCCAGCTGCGGTCCCTCAATGTCAGCTACAACGTCCTGGAGTGGTTCCTAGCGTCTGGGGGAGAGGCCGCCTTTGAGCTGGAGACCCTGGACCTCTCTCACAATCAGCTGCTGTTCTTCCCCCTCCTGCCCCAGTGCAGCAAGCTGCACACGCTGCTTCTGCGGGACAACAGCATGGGCTTCTACAGGGACCTGTACAACACCTCCTCGCCGCAGGAGATGGTGGCCCAGTTCCTCCTGGTGGATGGCAACGTGACCAACATCACCACCGTCAACCTCTGGGAGGAGTTCGCGTCCAGCGACCTCTCCGGTCTCCGCTTCCTGGATATGAGCCAGAACCAGTTCCAGTACCTGCCAGATGGCTTCCTGAAGAAAATGCCTTCCCTCTCCCACTTAAACCTCAAGCAGAACTGCCTGGTGACGCTCCACATCCGGGAGCATGAGCCGCCAGGGGCACTCGTGGAGTTGGACCTCAGTCAGAACCAGCTGTCCGAGCTGCACTTGGCTCCGGGGCTCCCTGGCTGCCTGAGGAGCCTCCGGTCCTTCAACCTGAGCTCCAACCAGCTCCTGGGTGTCCCCACTGGCCTTTTTGCCAGTGCCAGGAACCTCGCTACAGTTGACATGAGCCATAACCAGATCTCACTTTGTCCCTTGCCTGCGGGCTTGGACCCCAGGGGCACCCCTGGCTGCGTGGATTTCAGAAACGTGGCATCTTTGCAGAGCCTGTCCCTGGagggctgtgggctgggggcACTACAAGACTGCTCGTTTCAGGGCACCGCTCTCACCCACTTAGACCTGTCTGGAAACTGGGGGGTTCTGAATGGAAGCATTGCCCCTCTCTGGGATGTTGCCCCCACGTTACAGGTCCTGTCTCTCAGGAACGTGGGCCTCACTTCCAGCTTCACAGAGTTGGACTTCTCTGCATTTGAGAATCTGAGGAGCTTGGACCTGTCAGGAAATGCCTTGACCAGTTTCCCTAGGTTCGGGGGCATCCTGGCGCTGCAGACCCTGGATCTCCGCAGAAACTGGCTCAGGACCCTTCCTCAGAGGGCGGTGTCTGAGCAGCTCGCACGAAGCCTGCGGACTGTCTACCTCAGTCAGAATCCATATGACTGCTGTGGGGTGGAGGACTGGGGGGCCCTGCAGCGCCTGCACATTGTCGCCGACTTGGCCATGGTCACTTGCAACCTCTCCTCCAAGGTCATTCGCCTGACGGAGCTGCCTGCGGGCATTCCTCAGGTCTGTAAGTGGGAGCGGGTCGACATGGGCCTGCTGTACCTCGTGCTTATCCTTCCCAGCTGCCTCACCCTGCTGGTGGCCTGCACCATCACCTTCCTCACGTTCAGGAAGCCTCTGCTTCAGGTCATCAAGAGCCGCTGCCACTGGTCCTCCATATACTGA